Proteins encoded by one window of Anoplopoma fimbria isolate UVic2021 breed Golden Eagle Sablefish chromosome 23, Afim_UVic_2022, whole genome shotgun sequence:
- the ntf3 gene encoding neurotrophin-3 isoform X1, protein MVTFITILQVNLVMSILLYVMVLVYLYGIQATNMDSSRQGQQQQQQQTSPDPLNSLIIQLLQADLTRGKTRGNQSQQGKSRDTEPPDMLPPHLSANLPLEEQGDSEQWGTGGRSDGAADEQVMLLNSDLLRQHKRYNSPRVLLSDRPPLQPPPLYLTDDYVSGGLDGAAGNKTRKKRYAEHKSYRGEYSVCDSESTWVTNKTHAVDISGYPVTVLAKFKVSPIQDIKQFFYETRCRTPRPFKGGCRGIDDKNWNSQCKTTQTYVRALTQVRNTVGWRWIRIDTSCVCALSRKRRRT, encoded by the coding sequence ATCTTACAGGTGAATCTAGTGATGTCCATCTTGCTGTATGTGATGGTCCTCGTGTACCTCTATGGTATCCAGGCGACCAACATGGACAGCAGTCGCCAGgggcaacagcagcagcagcagcaaacaagTCCCGACCCCTTAAACTCCCTTATCATCCAGCTGCTTCAGGCGGACCTGACGAGGGGTAAGACCAGGGGGAACCAGAGCCAACAGGGGAAAAGCAGGGACACCGAGCCCCCGGACATGCTGCCCCCCCACCTCAGCGCAAACCTACCTTTGGAGGAGCAGGGTGATTCGGAGCAGTGGGGGACAGGGGGTCGCAGCGACGGTGCTGCCGACGAGCAGGTGATGCTGTTGAACTCTGACCTTCTCAGGCAGCACAAGCGGTACAACTCGCCTCGGGTGCTGCTGAGCGACCGGCCGCCACTGCAGCCACCGCCATTGTACCTCACGGACGATTATGTGAGTGGAGGATTGGACGGGGCAGCGGGAAACAAGACGCGGAAGAAGCGCTACGCCGAGCACAAGAGCTATCGTGGGGAATATTCTGTGTGCGACAGCGAGAGCACATGGGTGACGAATAAAACCCATGCAGTGGACATCAGCGGTTACCCTGTCACCGTCCTGGCCAAATTTAAAGTCAGTCCTATTCAGGACATCAAACAGTTCTTTTATGAGACACGGTGTCGGACCCCGAGGCCCTTCAAAGGCGGCTGCAGGGGCATCGATGACAAGAACTGGAACTCGCAGTGCAAGACGACGCAGACGTACGTTCGAGCGCTGACGCAGGTCCGCAATACAGTGGGCTGGAGGTGGATACGCATAGACACTTCCTGCGTCTGCGCGTTGTCAAGGAAACGTCGTAGGACGTAA
- the ntf3 gene encoding neurotrophin-3 isoform X2 has translation MSILLYVMVLVYLYGIQATNMDSSRQGQQQQQQQTSPDPLNSLIIQLLQADLTRGKTRGNQSQQGKSRDTEPPDMLPPHLSANLPLEEQGDSEQWGTGGRSDGAADEQVMLLNSDLLRQHKRYNSPRVLLSDRPPLQPPPLYLTDDYVSGGLDGAAGNKTRKKRYAEHKSYRGEYSVCDSESTWVTNKTHAVDISGYPVTVLAKFKVSPIQDIKQFFYETRCRTPRPFKGGCRGIDDKNWNSQCKTTQTYVRALTQVRNTVGWRWIRIDTSCVCALSRKRRRT, from the coding sequence ATGTCCATCTTGCTGTATGTGATGGTCCTCGTGTACCTCTATGGTATCCAGGCGACCAACATGGACAGCAGTCGCCAGgggcaacagcagcagcagcagcaaacaagTCCCGACCCCTTAAACTCCCTTATCATCCAGCTGCTTCAGGCGGACCTGACGAGGGGTAAGACCAGGGGGAACCAGAGCCAACAGGGGAAAAGCAGGGACACCGAGCCCCCGGACATGCTGCCCCCCCACCTCAGCGCAAACCTACCTTTGGAGGAGCAGGGTGATTCGGAGCAGTGGGGGACAGGGGGTCGCAGCGACGGTGCTGCCGACGAGCAGGTGATGCTGTTGAACTCTGACCTTCTCAGGCAGCACAAGCGGTACAACTCGCCTCGGGTGCTGCTGAGCGACCGGCCGCCACTGCAGCCACCGCCATTGTACCTCACGGACGATTATGTGAGTGGAGGATTGGACGGGGCAGCGGGAAACAAGACGCGGAAGAAGCGCTACGCCGAGCACAAGAGCTATCGTGGGGAATATTCTGTGTGCGACAGCGAGAGCACATGGGTGACGAATAAAACCCATGCAGTGGACATCAGCGGTTACCCTGTCACCGTCCTGGCCAAATTTAAAGTCAGTCCTATTCAGGACATCAAACAGTTCTTTTATGAGACACGGTGTCGGACCCCGAGGCCCTTCAAAGGCGGCTGCAGGGGCATCGATGACAAGAACTGGAACTCGCAGTGCAAGACGACGCAGACGTACGTTCGAGCGCTGACGCAGGTCCGCAATACAGTGGGCTGGAGGTGGATACGCATAGACACTTCCTGCGTCTGCGCGTTGTCAAGGAAACGTCGTAGGACGTAA